The Aurantiacibacter arachoides genome window below encodes:
- a CDS encoding ATP-dependent Clp protease proteolytic subunit translates to MTKTFQKQDILAWPQIRLIGSVDEAMYGQFRDQLSAAPTDRPLLIAITTLGGNPEVARAMADDVRLLREAGRDICFLGKAAVYSAGATFMAGFPVSHRFLTEGTTLLLHERQIAKTINLSGPLRSCIAQLKGALHEIEQSIAIEEQGFREIVDGSAVAFEELREKAPDNWYIPCDEARDRGLIAEVI, encoded by the coding sequence ATGACCAAGACCTTTCAGAAGCAAGACATTCTCGCCTGGCCACAGATTCGTCTTATCGGCAGCGTGGACGAAGCGATGTACGGCCAGTTTCGCGATCAGCTTTCTGCCGCGCCTACCGATCGGCCATTGCTCATCGCCATCACCACCCTGGGCGGTAATCCGGAAGTCGCCCGCGCCATGGCGGACGATGTGCGCCTGCTGCGCGAGGCGGGGCGCGACATCTGCTTTCTGGGCAAGGCGGCGGTTTATTCAGCGGGGGCGACGTTCATGGCGGGGTTCCCGGTTTCGCACCGTTTCCTGACCGAGGGCACCACGCTGCTGCTGCACGAACGGCAGATCGCCAAGACCATCAACCTGTCCGGTCCCTTGCGCAGCTGTATCGCACAGCTGAAAGGTGCGTTGCATGAAATCGAGCAATCCATCGCCATCGAGGAGCAGGGCTTTCGCGAGATCGTGGACGGCAGCGCGGTCGCGTTCGAGGAACTGCGCGAAAAGGCGCCGGACAACTGGTATATCCCCTGCGACGAGGCCCGCGATCGCGGGCTGATCGCCGAGGTCATCTGA
- the guaB gene encoding IMP dehydrogenase: MQIDTGLTFDDVLLRPAESDILPSQASTRTQLTRSIALNIPVLSAAMDTVTESEMAIVMAQMGGIGVLHRNLTIDEQCVAVRRVKRFESGMVVNPITIGPDATLGEAQALMQQHRISGIPVTDAGGKLCGILTNRDVRFADNPAQPVRELMTSENLATVSEGVTQDQARKILHQRRIEKLLVVDDAQRCVGLITVKDIEKAVLNPDATKDGTGRLRVAAATTVGDKGFERTEALVDAECDVIIIDTAHGHNKAVSEAVARVKRMSNAVQVIAGNVATADAARALADAGADGIKVGIGPGSICTTRIVAGVGVPQLTAIMESVSGAGGIPIIADGGLRTSGDAAKALAAGASTVMIGSLLAGTEEAPGETFLYQGRAYKAYRGMGSVGAMARGSADRYFQQDIKDQMKLVPEGIEGQVPYKGAARDVVHQLVGGIKAAMGYTGSASIAELTTRGKFIRITNAGLSESHVHDVSITREAPNYPTR, encoded by the coding sequence ATGCAAATCGACACCGGCCTCACCTTTGACGACGTGCTGCTGCGCCCGGCGGAGAGCGACATCCTGCCCTCGCAAGCCAGCACGCGGACGCAGTTGACGCGCTCCATCGCGCTCAACATTCCCGTGCTCAGCGCCGCGATGGACACCGTGACCGAAAGCGAAATGGCGATCGTGATGGCGCAGATGGGGGGCATCGGCGTGCTCCACCGCAACCTGACGATCGATGAACAATGCGTCGCGGTGCGGCGGGTGAAGCGGTTCGAAAGCGGCATGGTCGTCAATCCCATCACCATCGGGCCGGACGCCACGCTGGGCGAGGCGCAGGCGCTGATGCAGCAGCACCGCATCAGCGGCATCCCGGTGACCGACGCGGGCGGCAAGCTGTGCGGCATCCTGACCAATCGCGACGTGCGGTTCGCCGACAATCCGGCCCAGCCGGTGCGCGAGTTGATGACCAGCGAAAACCTTGCCACCGTCAGCGAAGGCGTGACGCAAGACCAGGCACGAAAAATCCTCCACCAGCGCCGGATCGAGAAGCTGCTGGTGGTGGATGACGCGCAGCGCTGTGTGGGCCTCATCACCGTGAAGGACATCGAGAAGGCCGTGCTCAATCCGGATGCCACCAAGGATGGCACGGGACGCCTGCGCGTGGCCGCTGCAACCACGGTGGGCGACAAGGGGTTCGAGCGGACCGAGGCGCTGGTCGATGCCGAGTGCGATGTCATCATCATCGATACCGCGCACGGCCACAACAAGGCTGTCAGCGAGGCGGTTGCGCGGGTGAAGCGCATGTCGAACGCAGTGCAGGTGATCGCCGGCAACGTCGCGACGGCGGATGCGGCAAGGGCGCTGGCGGATGCGGGCGCGGACGGCATCAAGGTCGGCATCGGCCCGGGCTCCATCTGCACCACGCGCATCGTCGCAGGCGTGGGCGTTCCGCAGCTGACCGCGATCATGGAGAGCGTGAGCGGCGCGGGCGGCATTCCCATCATCGCCGACGGCGGCCTGCGCACCAGCGGCGACGCGGCCAAGGCACTGGCGGCGGGCGCCAGCACGGTGATGATCGGCAGCCTGCTCGCCGGCACCGAGGAGGCGCCGGGCGAAACGTTCCTTTACCAGGGGCGCGCCTACAAGGCCTATCGCGGCATGGGCAGCGTTGGTGCCATGGCCCGCGGCAGCGCCGACCGCTACTTCCAGCAGGACATCAAGGACCAGATGAAGCTGGTGCCCGAGGGGATCGAGGGGCAGGTGCCCTACAAGGGCGCGGCGCGCGACGTGGTTCACCAGCTGGTGGGCGGCATCAAGGCGGCGATGGGTTATACCGGCAGCGCCTCGATCGCCGAGCTCACCACGCGCGGCAAGTTCATCCGCATCACCAACGCAGGTCTCTCGGAAAGCCACGTCCACGACGTGAGCATTACCCGCGAAGCGCCGAACTACCCGACGCGGTGA
- a CDS encoding neutral zinc metallopeptidase — translation MRLNPFNTGNINVGTTGGGGGMPGGKVGCGGLVVVLIGALVFGIDPASMLGTMEQVQGGSASQSQPQSEDEQAICTSNAYATETCNALQSLNQTWQPLFAQQNLQFEQPTLRFASASQFNTGCGAGSVGMGPFYCPADQTIYIDTAFYDQLDQMSGRGGDFARYYVIAHEYGHHVQAITGLADQIRSAQQQNPRGANQLQVIMELHADCYAGVWAGKNRSAVESGDFEEGMAAAAAIGDDTLTQGRVSSENFTHGTSQQRMEALRLGIETGDDVACDDRYLRT, via the coding sequence ATGAGGCTCAATCCGTTCAACACCGGCAACATCAACGTCGGCACCACAGGCGGCGGCGGCGGAATGCCCGGCGGCAAGGTCGGCTGCGGCGGCCTCGTCGTCGTGCTGATCGGCGCGCTGGTGTTCGGCATCGACCCGGCGTCCATGCTCGGCACGATGGAGCAGGTGCAGGGCGGCAGCGCCAGCCAGTCCCAGCCGCAGAGCGAAGACGAGCAGGCCATCTGCACCAGCAACGCCTATGCGACCGAGACCTGCAACGCGCTGCAATCGCTCAATCAGACGTGGCAGCCGCTGTTCGCCCAGCAGAACCTGCAGTTCGAGCAGCCGACGCTACGCTTCGCCTCTGCATCGCAGTTCAACACCGGTTGCGGCGCGGGCTCGGTCGGCATGGGACCGTTCTATTGCCCGGCGGACCAGACCATCTACATCGACACCGCCTTCTACGACCAGCTTGACCAGATGAGCGGGCGCGGCGGCGATTTTGCACGCTATTACGTCATCGCGCACGAATATGGGCACCATGTGCAGGCGATCACCGGCCTTGCCGACCAGATCCGCAGCGCGCAGCAACAGAACCCGCGCGGCGCGAACCAGTTGCAGGTCATCATGGAACTGCACGCCGATTGCTACGCCGGGGTCTGGGCGGGCAAGAACCGGTCCGCCGTGGAGTCGGGCGATTTCGAGGAAGGCATGGCCGCTGCCGCCGCAATCGGCGACGACACGCTCACGCAAGGCCGGGTCAGCAGCGAGAACTTTACCCACGGCACCAGCCAGCAACGCATGGAAGCGCTGCGACTGGGTATCGAAACCGGCGATGACGTGGCCTGCGACGACCGCTATCTGCGGACTTAA
- a CDS encoding RNA pyrophosphohydrolase — protein sequence MTDKDHLQYRPCVGTMLVNGEGRVFVGKRIDNKEGDWWQMPQGGVDPGEDMDVAMLREVGEETGLTPDLLQIVDRMPEELYYDLPEDLQGKLWGGKYRGQRQTWYLVRFTGSDGDIDLNADKHPEFSDWKWVDAALLPELIVPFKKPIYEAVVAAFAGHLRAL from the coding sequence ATGACAGACAAGGATCATCTGCAATACCGCCCTTGCGTGGGCACCATGCTCGTGAACGGCGAGGGCCGCGTGTTCGTCGGCAAGCGCATTGACAACAAGGAAGGCGACTGGTGGCAGATGCCCCAGGGCGGCGTCGACCCGGGCGAGGACATGGACGTGGCCATGCTGCGCGAAGTGGGCGAGGAGACCGGCCTTACGCCGGACCTGTTGCAGATTGTCGACCGGATGCCGGAAGAGCTATACTACGACCTGCCCGAGGACCTGCAGGGCAAGCTGTGGGGCGGGAAATATCGCGGCCAGCGGCAGACCTGGTACCTGGTGCGCTTCACGGGCTCAGATGGTGACATTGACCTGAACGCAGACAAGCACCCAGAATTCAGCGACTGGAAATGGGTCGATGCCGCGCTGCTGCCCGAGCTGATCGTGCCGTTCAAGAAGCCAATCTACGAAGCAGTGGTCGCCGCGTTCGCCGGGCACCTGCGCGCCCTTTAG
- a CDS encoding BlaI/MecI/CopY family transcriptional regulator: protein MAERIETAPERISDAEHAVMEALWEKSPLTAAEVCDTVCDQRGWSMPTVKTLLSRLVAKGALATQPDGRRFLYTPTIERAAYLGTESRRLVERLFGGRAAPLFAHLFESEALTVQDIAEIEALLAEMKK, encoded by the coding sequence ATGGCCGAACGAATCGAGACCGCACCGGAACGCATCAGCGATGCCGAGCATGCCGTGATGGAGGCGTTGTGGGAGAAAAGCCCGCTTACCGCCGCCGAGGTGTGCGACACCGTCTGCGATCAGCGCGGCTGGTCCATGCCCACCGTCAAGACCCTGCTGTCCCGCCTGGTCGCCAAGGGTGCGCTGGCGACCCAGCCCGATGGGCGCCGCTTCCTCTACACCCCCACGATCGAGCGCGCAGCCTATCTCGGCACGGAATCGCGCCGGCTGGTCGAGCGCCTGTTCGGTGGCCGCGCCGCCCCGCTGTTCGCGCACCTTTTCGAAAGCGAGGCGCTGACCGTGCAGGACATCGCCGAGATCGAGGCCCTGCTGGCGGAGATGAAGAAGTGA
- a CDS encoding 2-oxoacid:ferredoxin oxidoreductase subunit beta: MNAPVKIETTLKDWETDQEVRWCPGCGDYAILKAVQRTLPTLGADPKNTVFVSGIGCSSRFPYYMESYGFHTIHGRAPAFATGIKLANPALDVWLVTGDGDGLSIGGNHMMHVLRRNVNMQIMLFNNEIYGLTKGQASPTSRVGTRSPSTPVGSFDAPINPCSFALGANARFVARGFDVSKKLPEVLVAAHAHQGAAFIEIFQNCIVYNKDVFDDFAAPKGAEDRQLWLEDGQPMLFANGSRGIALDRDTLELMVVDVADGNWEAAGVIVHNARNRSIAHMLVEMPFGPFPMALGVLYDDPRPTYEAAVADERERATKGKSRDLAALLATGQTWTVSGTAADPI; the protein is encoded by the coding sequence ATGAACGCGCCGGTAAAGATCGAAACCACCCTGAAGGACTGGGAAACCGATCAGGAGGTGCGCTGGTGCCCGGGTTGCGGGGACTATGCCATCCTGAAGGCGGTGCAGCGCACGCTGCCGACGCTCGGCGCGGACCCGAAGAACACCGTGTTCGTTTCCGGCATCGGCTGCTCCAGCCGCTTCCCCTATTACATGGAAAGCTACGGCTTCCACACCATCCACGGCCGCGCGCCCGCCTTTGCGACCGGCATCAAGCTGGCCAACCCGGCGCTGGACGTGTGGCTGGTGACCGGCGACGGCGATGGCCTCTCCATCGGCGGCAATCACATGATGCACGTGCTTCGCCGCAACGTGAACATGCAGATCATGCTGTTCAACAACGAGATTTACGGCCTCACCAAGGGCCAGGCGAGCCCGACCAGCCGGGTCGGCACGCGCAGCCCCTCCACGCCGGTCGGCAGCTTCGACGCGCCGATCAACCCGTGCAGCTTTGCGCTTGGCGCCAATGCTCGCTTCGTGGCGCGCGGGTTCGACGTGTCGAAGAAATTGCCCGAGGTGCTGGTCGCCGCCCATGCCCATCAGGGGGCTGCGTTTATCGAGATCTTCCAGAACTGCATTGTCTACAACAAGGACGTGTTCGACGATTTTGCCGCGCCCAAGGGGGCAGAGGACCGGCAGCTGTGGCTGGAAGACGGACAGCCCATGCTGTTTGCGAACGGCAGCCGCGGCATTGCGCTGGATCGCGACACGCTGGAACTGATGGTTGTCGACGTTGCCGATGGCAATTGGGAGGCAGCCGGCGTTATCGTCCATAACGCGCGAAACCGTTCCATCGCGCACATGCTCGTGGAAATGCCCTTCGGGCCGTTCCCCATGGCGCTGGGCGTCCTCTACGACGACCCGCGACCCACCTACGAAGCCGCCGTGGCGGACGAGCGGGAGCGTGCCACCAAGGGCAAGTCGCGCGACCTTGCCGCCTTGCTGGCAACGGGACAGACGTGGACTGTCAGCGGAACGGCCGCCGATCCGATCTGA
- a CDS encoding 3-hydroxybutyrate dehydrogenase has product MFLQGKRALVTGSTSGIGLAIARALQAEGAEVVLNGFGDADEIAQLCANLGATHSGADLTSAAGVEELMATAGNVDVLVNNAGIQHVAPIEAFPVDMWDKVIALNLSSAFHTCRLAVPHMKRSGWGRIINTASAHSTTASPFKAAYIAAKHGVLGLTKTIALELAEQNITANCISPGYVWTPLVEAQIPDTMKSRGLTRDQVIADVLLARQPTKKFAQPDEVAALAVFLCRDVAQNITGANYEIDGGWTAQ; this is encoded by the coding sequence ATGTTCCTTCAAGGCAAGCGCGCCCTCGTCACCGGATCGACCTCGGGCATAGGTCTGGCCATCGCCCGCGCCTTGCAGGCGGAGGGGGCAGAAGTGGTGCTGAACGGCTTCGGCGACGCGGACGAGATTGCCCAGCTGTGCGCGAACCTCGGGGCAACGCACTCGGGCGCGGACCTGACGTCGGCCGCCGGGGTCGAAGAACTGATGGCGACAGCGGGCAATGTCGACGTGCTGGTGAACAATGCCGGTATCCAGCACGTCGCCCCGATCGAGGCGTTTCCGGTCGACATGTGGGACAAGGTCATCGCCCTCAACTTGTCGAGTGCGTTCCATACCTGCCGGCTGGCCGTGCCGCATATGAAGCGCAGCGGATGGGGGCGGATCATCAACACCGCCAGCGCCCATTCCACCACCGCCAGCCCGTTCAAGGCCGCCTATATCGCGGCCAAGCATGGCGTGCTCGGGCTGACGAAAACCATCGCGCTGGAGCTGGCAGAGCAGAACATCACCGCCAACTGCATCAGCCCGGGCTACGTCTGGACGCCGCTGGTGGAGGCGCAGATCCCCGACACCATGAAAAGCCGCGGGCTGACGCGCGATCAAGTTATCGCCGACGTGCTGCTTGCCCGCCAGCCGACGAAGAAGTTCGCCCAGCCTGACGAGGTCGCGGCGCTGGCGGTGTTCCTGTGCCGCGACGTGGCGCAGAACATCACCGGCGCCAATTACGAGATCGACGGCGGCTGGACCGCGCAATAA
- a CDS encoding M56 family metallopeptidase: MSAATGLSGPASGTLASIGLGNAGLAGWLVDTFVYTGLLIGIVMLLRRPVARHFGPQVAYALWALPFLRLVMPPLVLPAWMAPAEPAAVDGSVAEAFVVILPAAGESVASAGAGLSPTELLVPLWLTGAAVFLALRVRSYILMRQDLLAEARPMGHAGTVRLVETPAVTAPVAFGIRDKVVALPVDFMGRIDRGARDMAIAHELAHHRGHDLLANLAAQPLLALHWFNPLAWWGWRAMRRDQEAACDARVVAGRARSERVAYAEVIAGFAAGQHLALAAPMASALTCPVLGEKSIIHRLRSLAMTEHSTTRRRLGIAAITTTALALPLTASISYARSDNPPGRGGEGSGVTQVADGMREFRQDTVEGDGSRQTVVIRVSEDGNDVSTRVVSTTRSDGDEAAAEHAAALADYDAEMADLDAELADLDAELADMDDAVQRDVRLAMAEARAQSREAVAEGRRAAAEVRRMAVVREGSSAGPDCMGENAVVERQLENGRRALIVCQSALNTQAISGLREALAEIRTDRDIPVAAREQVIRQIERTIEQMERGHRGAVRMELSVPVSAAIGTMSAARGMVMPPAPPTPPVAVSAPSHGSAGMAGTVWTVRMADSEVFLLHQER; encoded by the coding sequence GTGAGCGCCGCGACGGGATTGTCCGGTCCGGCCTCTGGCACCCTCGCTTCGATCGGGTTGGGCAACGCTGGCCTTGCAGGCTGGCTCGTGGATACCTTCGTCTACACCGGGCTGCTGATCGGCATCGTCATGTTGCTCCGCCGCCCGGTGGCCCGGCACTTCGGGCCGCAGGTCGCCTATGCGTTATGGGCGCTGCCTTTCCTGCGACTGGTCATGCCGCCGCTCGTCTTGCCGGCGTGGATGGCCCCCGCCGAGCCTGCCGCTGTCGATGGCTCTGTTGCCGAGGCATTCGTCGTGATCTTGCCCGCTGCGGGCGAGAGCGTTGCATCAGCGGGCGCCGGTCTCTCACCGACCGAATTGTTGGTGCCGCTGTGGCTGACGGGCGCGGCCGTGTTCCTTGCCCTGCGCGTTCGCAGTTATATCCTGATGCGCCAGGACTTGCTCGCCGAGGCCCGGCCGATGGGCCATGCAGGAACGGTCCGGTTGGTGGAAACGCCGGCGGTGACTGCACCCGTCGCCTTTGGCATTCGCGACAAAGTGGTGGCGCTGCCCGTGGATTTCATGGGCCGGATCGACCGCGGGGCCCGCGACATGGCCATTGCGCACGAACTGGCACACCATCGCGGCCACGATCTTCTCGCCAATCTGGCGGCCCAGCCGCTGCTGGCGCTGCACTGGTTCAATCCGCTCGCCTGGTGGGGCTGGAGAGCGATGCGCCGGGATCAGGAGGCGGCGTGCGATGCGCGCGTCGTTGCCGGCAGGGCGCGGTCCGAACGGGTGGCCTATGCCGAGGTGATCGCGGGCTTTGCCGCCGGCCAGCACCTCGCACTGGCCGCTCCCATGGCCAGCGCGCTGACTTGTCCGGTGCTGGGCGAGAAGTCCATCATCCACCGCCTGCGGAGCCTCGCCATGACCGAACATTCCACCACCCGCCGCCGCCTGGGCATCGCTGCCATCACCACGACGGCACTGGCGCTGCCGCTGACCGCCTCGATCAGCTATGCCCGGTCGGACAACCCGCCCGGCCGTGGCGGCGAGGGATCCGGCGTCACCCAGGTGGCCGATGGCATGCGCGAATTCCGACAGGACACGGTCGAAGGCGATGGCAGTCGCCAAACCGTGGTGATCCGCGTGAGCGAGGATGGCAACGACGTGTCCACCCGCGTTGTCAGCACGACGCGCAGCGACGGCGATGAGGCCGCCGCGGAGCACGCTGCCGCCCTGGCCGATTACGATGCGGAAATGGCCGACCTCGATGCGGAACTTGCCGATCTCGATGCCGAACTGGCGGATATGGATGACGCGGTCCAGCGGGACGTGCGCCTGGCAATGGCCGAGGCGCGTGCGCAATCGCGAGAGGCTGTCGCCGAGGGCCGTCGCGCCGCCGCAGAGGTCCGCCGCATGGCCGTGGTGCGTGAAGGCTCTTCGGCGGGCCCCGATTGCATGGGCGAGAACGCTGTGGTCGAACGGCAGCTGGAGAATGGTCGCCGCGCCCTGATCGTGTGCCAGTCGGCGCTCAACACCCAGGCCATCTCCGGCCTGCGCGAGGCGCTGGCGGAGATCCGCACCGACCGCGACATACCGGTGGCCGCGCGCGAACAGGTCATCCGCCAGATCGAACGCACGATCGAGCAGATGGAGCGCGGCCACAGGGGAGCCGTGCGCATGGAACTCTCGGTGCCGGTAAGCGCCGCCATCGGCACGATGAGTGCAGCACGCGGAATGGTCATGCCACCAGCGCCCCCGACGCCTCCTGTAGCGGTCAGCGCGCCGAGTCACGGCTCCGCTGGCATGGCCGGCACGGTCTGGACCGTGCGCATGGCTGACTCAGAGGTATTCCTGCTTCATCAGGAAAGATGA
- a CDS encoding 2-oxoacid:acceptor oxidoreductase subunit alpha translates to MATQTAGERPDLSAQDSIVVRFAGDSGDGMQLTGGQFTLSTALAGNDLSTFPDFPAEIRAPQGTLFGVSAFQINFGSRQISTAGDAPDVLVAMNPAALKTNVAALKPGGLIIADTGAFTRRNLEKAEYTTNPLEDGSLAKWEVLAFDISERTIEAVKPFGLGNKDALRSKNMWTLGLALWMFDRPREPIHDWLRDKFRRKPEIADANIAALDAGHAYGETAELAGPLQQVTMPPVESAPGLYRTITGAEAISLGLVAGGQLAELPLFFGGYPITPASAILHHLARLKEFDVTTFQAEDEIAAICAAIGASYAGSLGVTSSSGPGIALKGEAMGLAIMVELPLVIVNSQRGGPSTGLPTKTEQSDLYQAVYGRNGDAPMPVISARSPSDAFEVAIEACRIAVEYMTPVMLLTDGYIANAAEPWLVPDPADYAPFPVTFCDSANDVDEAGGARFLPYKRDEKGARPWVKPGTPGLMHRVGGIEKHELTGNIDYSPDNHQRMTEARASKVLGIAVPPQDVALGDTTGELAVVGWGSTYGPIHQAVGRWREKGRKVSHIHVRHIWPLPANLGELLAGFDHVLMPEMNTGQFKTVLRDQLLIDAQSLTKTSGQPFQIAELEAAIGKYFDGIDGNEGGEVPVNNQQLPTREQGHDDGSLRRQNSPQSEVTK, encoded by the coding sequence ATGGCAACCCAGACGGCCGGTGAACGGCCCGATCTCTCCGCGCAGGACTCGATTGTCGTGCGCTTCGCTGGTGACAGCGGCGACGGCATGCAGTTGACCGGCGGGCAGTTCACGCTGTCCACCGCGCTGGCTGGCAACGACCTGTCGACCTTCCCCGATTTTCCCGCCGAGATCCGCGCGCCGCAGGGCACGCTGTTCGGCGTCAGCGCGTTCCAGATCAACTTCGGGAGCCGCCAGATCAGCACCGCTGGCGATGCGCCGGACGTGCTGGTGGCGATGAACCCCGCCGCGCTGAAGACCAACGTCGCGGCCTTGAAGCCTGGCGGCCTCATCATCGCCGACACCGGTGCCTTTACCCGGCGCAATCTCGAAAAGGCGGAATACACGACGAACCCGCTGGAAGACGGCAGCCTGGCGAAGTGGGAGGTGCTGGCCTTCGACATTTCGGAACGCACGATCGAGGCGGTGAAGCCGTTCGGCCTCGGCAACAAGGATGCGCTGCGCTCCAAGAACATGTGGACGCTCGGCCTTGCGTTGTGGATGTTCGACCGGCCGCGCGAACCGATTCATGACTGGCTGCGGGACAAGTTCCGCAGGAAGCCCGAGATCGCCGATGCCAACATCGCCGCGCTCGATGCCGGCCATGCCTATGGCGAGACGGCGGAGCTTGCCGGGCCATTGCAGCAGGTTACCATGCCGCCGGTGGAAAGCGCACCGGGCCTTTATCGCACGATTACGGGCGCAGAGGCGATTTCACTCGGCCTGGTCGCGGGCGGTCAGCTGGCTGAATTGCCGCTGTTCTTCGGCGGCTATCCGATCACGCCGGCTAGCGCGATCCTGCATCACCTGGCGCGGCTGAAGGAATTCGACGTCACCACCTTCCAGGCGGAGGACGAGATCGCCGCGATCTGCGCCGCCATCGGGGCGAGCTATGCCGGCTCGCTGGGCGTCACGTCCTCGTCCGGCCCCGGCATCGCGCTGAAGGGTGAGGCGATGGGTCTTGCCATCATGGTGGAACTGCCGCTGGTCATTGTGAACTCGCAACGCGGCGGACCGTCGACAGGCTTGCCCACCAAGACTGAGCAGAGCGACCTCTATCAGGCGGTCTATGGCCGCAACGGCGATGCGCCCATGCCGGTCATCTCCGCGCGCAGCCCGTCCGACGCGTTCGAGGTTGCGATCGAGGCCTGCCGCATCGCGGTGGAATACATGACGCCGGTCATGCTGTTGACGGATGGCTACATCGCCAATGCCGCCGAGCCGTGGCTGGTGCCCGACCCGGCCGATTACGCGCCGTTCCCCGTCACCTTCTGCGACTCGGCGAACGATGTCGATGAGGCGGGTGGGGCAAGGTTCCTGCCCTACAAGCGCGACGAGAAGGGTGCGCGCCCCTGGGTCAAGCCCGGCACGCCGGGATTGATGCACCGCGTGGGCGGGATCGAGAAGCACGAGTTGACCGGCAATATCGACTATTCGCCCGACAACCATCAGCGCATGACGGAAGCCCGGGCGAGCAAGGTGCTCGGCATCGCCGTGCCGCCGCAGGATGTGGCCCTTGGCGATACGACTGGCGAGCTCGCGGTGGTCGGCTGGGGCAGCACCTACGGCCCGATCCACCAGGCAGTGGGCCGCTGGCGCGAAAAGGGCCGCAAGGTCAGCCACATCCACGTGCGCCACATCTGGCCGCTGCCGGCCAACCTTGGCGAGCTGCTCGCCGGGTTCGACCACGTCCTGATGCCGGAAATGAACACCGGCCAGTTCAAAACCGTGCTGCGCGATCAGCTGCTGATCGACGCGCAAAGCCTGACCAAGACCAGCGGCCAGCCCTTCCAGATCGCCGAGCTGGAGGCCGCCATCGGCAAGTATTTCGACGGCATCGACGGCAACGAGGGCGGGGAGGTGCCGGTGAATAACCAGCAGCTGCCTACACGCGAGCAGGGCCACGATGACGGGTCGTTGCGGAGACAGAATTCGCCGCAGAGCGAGGTGACCAAATGA
- a CDS encoding RsmB/NOP family class I SAM-dependent RNA methyltransferase, translated as MTPAARIQAAIEVLDGVIDAARHQGPPADRLIAQWFRDHRFAGSKDKRAIRELVYDTVRICGPVPRSGRAAMLALAEASEDHDWIAAQFDGSQYGPPAIREGEPVADVGYAPEWLEDLLFGSDIDEEQAAALLDRAPLDVRVNRLKATREGLALPVAAEELPVPGALRLPTGTPVDQWPEYADGIIEVQDLGSQLACLATGAQPGDSVIDLCAGAGGKTLALAAMLNNRGTLVAADTDRRRLSQLAPRAERAGAEIGDTVLLDPGREFAALEGWRGAADRVLVDAPCSGTGTWRRNPEARWRLTANELERLTALQWRLLGLAAQLVRPGGSLTYVVCSVLDAEGAGQVDAFLAANPGWHAETVDLPAGRPRGKGVRLSPAHDGTDGFFIARLGKA; from the coding sequence GTGACCCCCGCTGCACGCATTCAGGCGGCCATCGAAGTGCTGGACGGCGTGATTGACGCCGCCCGCCACCAGGGGCCGCCCGCCGACCGCCTGATCGCCCAGTGGTTCCGCGACCACCGCTTCGCCGGATCGAAGGATAAGCGCGCCATTCGCGAGCTGGTCTACGACACCGTGCGCATCTGCGGACCCGTGCCGCGCAGCGGGCGGGCAGCGATGCTGGCGCTGGCCGAGGCGAGCGAGGACCATGACTGGATCGCGGCGCAGTTCGATGGCTCGCAATACGGCCCGCCCGCGATTCGTGAGGGCGAGCCGGTGGCCGACGTGGGCTATGCGCCCGAATGGCTGGAAGACCTGCTGTTCGGTTCCGACATCGACGAGGAGCAGGCCGCCGCCCTGCTCGATCGCGCGCCGCTGGACGTGCGGGTGAACCGGCTGAAGGCGACGCGCGAGGGCCTCGCGCTGCCCGTCGCCGCCGAGGAGCTGCCGGTGCCCGGTGCCTTGCGCCTGCCCACGGGCACGCCGGTGGACCAGTGGCCGGAATATGCCGATGGCATTATCGAGGTGCAGGACCTGGGCAGCCAGCTGGCTTGCCTCGCAACGGGCGCTCAGCCGGGGGACAGCGTGATCGACCTGTGCGCCGGTGCGGGCGGCAAGACGCTCGCGCTCGCCGCGATGTTGAACAACCGCGGCACGCTGGTGGCGGCCGATACCGACCGGCGCCGTCTCTCGCAGCTCGCCCCCCGCGCCGAACGGGCCGGGGCAGAGATCGGCGATACCGTGCTGCTCGATCCCGGTCGCGAGTTCGCGGCGCTGGAAGGCTGGCGCGGCGCGGCGGACCGCGTGCTGGTGGACGCGCCATGCTCGGGCACCGGCACCTGGCGCCGTAATCCGGAGGCACGATGGCGGCTGACAGCGAACGAGCTGGAGCGTCTGACCGCCCTGCAATGGCGTCTGCTCGGGCTGGCGGCGCAACTCGTGCGGCCCGGCGGCAGCCTGACCTATGTCGTGTGCTCGGTGCTCGACGCCGAAGGGGCGGGGCAGGTCGACGCCTTTCTCGCCGCCAATCCCGGCTGGCATGCCGAGACCGTCGACCTGCCGGCAGGGCGGCCGCGCGGCAAGGGTGTCCGGCTCTCCCCCGCGCACGATGGGACCGACGGTTTCTTCATCGCGCGTCTAGGTAAAGCGTGA